CGGCCGACCACTGTGTGTGGCGAGTGCGGAGAAGCGATCGGCAGCGGAGGGCTTCACTGGACGCCCAACACGCCGGGATGGTCGATGGCGGGACCCGAGGCCTGACGGGCCGGACACCGGGAGAATTCCTCTCGTCACCGGTTGCATCACACACATAGGGCAGTGGTCGCACGGCCGAGACCCCTCGTGATCGGCGCCCAGCAGAGCGCTGGCGGGTCACGCTCCGCGTTGCCGGCGGGTCGGCTTCTTCGCGGCCGTGGTCTTCTTCGGATTCGACTCGGGCATCTCATGGACCTCGGCGTCACGGCTGTCCTCACCGCGCGCGGCCTGCGCCTTGCGAACGCTCTCCTGCAGGGCGACCATCAGGTCGACGGCCCTGCCCGTTTCCGCCGGCTCCGCAGGAGCCCTGGTCGGTTCGCGATGCTCACACTTCGCGTCGAGCATCTGCTCCACGGCCTCCGTGTAGCGGTCGGTGAACTCCTCTCCGACGAGGTCGTCGCGGGTCATCCCGGCGATGAGCTGTTCAGCTTCCGAGATCTCCGCATCGGTCACCGTCACCGCCTCCGGGGCCAGCTCGGCAGGTGAGGCGAACTTCGCCACAGCCACCTTGCTGCTCCGCTCCAGCGCCATGCGCAGCAGCTTGTAGGACTCGGCCGGGCCCGGGGCGGAGAGGCCGCGGCTGCGCTGTGGAGGGGTGGCGAGGCGCACCGCCGGGGGAGGTTCGGTGCGCCTCGCCGGCTTGTGGGTCAGTGCCGTGCAGCGTCCGTGATCAGGTCGGTCACGACGTCCGGCTTAGCGACCATGGACAGGTGCGGGGCGTTGACCTTGACGGTGTGCGCGTGTGCGCGGTTGGTCAGGTACGTCTGCTCGGCAGGCGGCAGCACCTTGTCGGCGGTGCCGATCAGGGCCCAGGAGGGGATGCTCTTCCAGGCGGGTGTGCCCGAGGGCTCCTCGAGAGCGCTGGCGGCCAGCGGGCGCTGGGAGGCAGCGAGGACGGCCGCCTTGTCCGGGTCGATGCCTGCGGCGAAGATCTGCGGGAAGAGTTCGGGCTTGACGTAGAGGTCGACGTTGCCGCCGCCGTTGGGGATGGGCACGAAGTTGAACACCGTGCTGGGATCGGGCACGTTCAGTGCCGATCCTTCTTCGGCGCCCGTGAGCTGTCCGAGCGTCTCACCGGCGTCGGGGATGTAGGCGTCGACGTATACCAGGGACTTGACGTTGTTGTTGCCCGTGGCGGCGTTGGAGATGACCATGCCGCCGTAGGAGTGGCCGACCAGGACGATGGGGCCGTTGATGGTGCTCAGGTAGGCCTTGAGGTTCTCGGAGTCCGTCGCGACTCCTCTGAGGGTGTTGGGCGGAACCTTGACGGTGTAGCCCTGGTGCTGCAGCCGCTTGGTGACGGCGTTCCAACTGGAGCCGTCCGCCCAGGCGCCGTGGACCAGAACGATGGTCGGCCGGACGTAGT
This portion of the Streptomyces mirabilis genome encodes:
- a CDS encoding alpha/beta hydrolase, producing MNRTRSVVAAAAAAAGALVLIADPAGAAQASDPTHYVRPTIVLVHGAWADGSSWNAVTKRLQHQGYTVKVPPNTLRGVATDSENLKAYLSTINGPIVLVGHSYGGMVISNAATGNNNVKSLVYVDAYIPDAGETLGQLTGAEEGSALNVPDPSTVFNFVPIPNGGGNVDLYVKPELFPQIFAAGIDPDKAAVLAASQRPLAASALEEPSGTPAWKSIPSWALIGTADKVLPPAEQTYLTNRAHAHTVKVNAPHLSMVAKPDVVTDLITDAARH